The Nitrospirota bacterium genome includes the window ACTTCGTGCACGTGGAGCCGTTTCGAGATTTTCAGATCGACGCGATCGCGGACCTGCGGAACGTGGTCGACGGTGACCCGTGCCCTCGGTGCGAGGCCGGGCGGCTGTCCATCTTCCGGGGAATCGAGGTCGGACACGTCTTTCGCCTCGGCACCAAGTACACGGAGGCCATGAAGGCTATGTACTTGGATCAGGACGGCAAGGAGCGCGCCATCGTCATGGGCTGCTACGGCATCGGCGTGAGCCGCATCGCGGCCGCCGCAGTGGAGCAGAACCATGATGCCAAGGGCATTATCTGGCCCGCGCCGCTTTCTCCTTTTGCGGCGCATCTCATCCCGTTGAGCGACAAGCCGGCGGTGGTCGACGCCACTGCACGCATCGAATCCATTCTGGCCGAAGCCGGCGTGGATGTGCTGATCGACGATCGGCCCGAGCGCCCGGGCGTGAAGTTCAACGACGCGGATCTGATCGGCATATCACTCCACGTCGTGCTCGGCGACAAGTCGCTGGCCCAGGGCGAGGTCGAATTCAAAGAACGCCGCACCGGCAACGTCCGCAAGATCAAACTCGACGACGCAGCCGGCGCGATCGTCGCCTGGGCGAACGCTTCGCAATGACCCGGCGCCCGGCTCGCTGGCGTTTGCGCGGTTTCGCAACGAACGTTCATGAATAATCCGGGCTGGACGCTCGCGCGGCCCATGTCCACGGCGCGGTCGCACTGCGCGGCTGCGGTTTACAGCGATCGCATCTATGTCTTCGGCGGCGGCGGCCAAGCCTTTGCCGCGCTCAAGACCGCCGAATGTTACGACCCCGCCAAGGACACGTGGACGCCGATCGCGACCATGCCCACCGCGCGATCAGGCATCGTCGCCGTGCCATTCCAGAACCGCATCTACGTCATGGGCGGCGGTTTCAAGAAACCCGACGGCACGTTCCAGTTCCTCACGGTGGTCGAGATCTACGATCCCGGAAAAGACTCCTGGACCAAAGGCCCCGACCTCCAACGCCGCCACGACGCCCCGGCCGCAACGGTCATGGGCGGACGGATCTACCTGGTCGGCGGCCACCTGCCGGACACACCGGGCGGCCCGTTGACCGATCCTGCGTTTAATTTCTTCGAGGTGTTCGACGTTGTCAACGGCCGCTGGCTCGAACTCTCCCCCATGCCGACGCCCCGTTTCTCCCTTGCTCTAGTTCCGTGGGAAGGTAAGTTGCTTGCGATGGGCGGCGGTGCTTTTCGCGACAACACGTTCCGTAACTTCGACGTGATTGAAGCCTACAACCCAGCCAAAGGCGCTTGGGAAACCTCAGACATCAGCCCGCTCCCATGGCCCACCGCCGGGGTGGCTGCCGTGCTGGTCAATGATTCGATCTACGTCTTCGGCGGCAACGACGGTATCGGCATTCAGCCCAAAGCTGCTCGCTACACACGCGATGCCGGCTGGACCATGCTGCCGCCAATGCCCGAACCCCGGGCCGCAGCCGCTGCGGTGACCCTCTGCAGCGCCATCTACCTCATCGGTGGTCGCGCCGCTGACGGGAGGACGCCGTCGGATACGCTCATGGCTTTCCGGAACCCCTAATCTGGACGATTTGTTTTCTGCTAACGAAAATCTGCTCGGTCGATTCCCGCCTGTTTGAGGATTGAGAGGAGGGTGCCTTTCGGGAGATCGCCGCGGTGAAAGGGCACGGTCACCCGGCGTTTTGTAGTGGGGTGGTAGTACAGGCGATGGCTTCCGGACGAGTGGTCCAGGATGAAGCCGTGACGTTCGAGGATTTTGATAACCTGTTGCGACGTCAGCGTCGGCAGCTTAGGCATACCGGACGCGTAGCGTGCTTTCCAAGACCTCCGAATCGTCTGGGATGGGTTCCCCGTGTTTTTTCAGGCTCTGCAGATACACCGCGATGGCGTCGGAGGCCATTAAGCGAGCGTCCTCGACCGTTTCGCCATACGTCACGCACCCCGGAAGTGAAGGGACAAGTACGGTGTATCCCCCCTCAGGCTCCGGCCGCAGCAGGATGCGGTAGGACAACTCTTTCTTAAGAACGGGTGCCGCTTTACGTCGTTTAGTCGCCATGCCTTGGGTTTGGAGCGTCTTTCGCCGCGATATTCCTTGCCAGCGTGCTTTTGATCGTAGCGGATCGCGTCAGATGCGGTCAAGTGCGGACTTCGTTTCGGGGTGGGCTTGCATTGCCACATGGGCCGCGATAGATTCGGTCCATGACGCGCCTTGAGCGCCTCTTGGGGATCGCGCTCCTCTTGTCCGCGCGGCGGCGGTTGCGTGCGGATGACCTGGCAAGCCATTTCAGCATCAGCCTACGAACCGTGTATCGCGACGTGCGCGCGCTGCAGGCGTCCGGGTTTCCGGTGGTCGGCACGGCTGGGGACGGGTATCGGCTGCCGCCTACGTCGCAGCTCAGGCCGCTGGCGCTTGATCCGCAGGAAGCGGAAGCCTTGGCGGTCGGCGCTCGGCTGCTGGCCGGGCTCGCCGATGCGCCGTTAAAGGACCGGCTGAAAACGGCGATGGCCAAGCTGGAGGCGGTGCTCCCGCCGGCTGCGATCGACCGGGTCGCTGATGTGAGCGAGAAGGTGGTGGTGGAAGGCTCTCGGTCGGCCACCGGGCCGCTCGCAACGCTCCTGGAAGCGGTCAATGATCGGCGCGTGGTGGATCTGACCTATGACGGCATTGCGCGCGGAGAAGTCACGCGGCGCGAAATCGAGCCGTTGGGGCTCGTGCGGTATGCCAATGTCTGGCTCATCCCCGCGTACTGTCGTCTCCGCGATGATCTCCGCGTGTTCCGCGCCGACAGGATCTTGGGCGCCAAGCTGACCGCATCCACCTTCACGCCGCGGCCGGGATTGAGTCTCAAGGACTACCTACACAAGGCCGAAATAGAGGCCGCGCGTTTCCCGCACGACTCCTGACACCCTCCTGTCACCAGCGCGTTGTATTGTCCATCCGCGTGAGGATCGGCACCACTCACCCGGAGGACAAAATGAACGCGCACACGCAAACCATCACCATCAACACCGCACCCAAGGTCGTCTTTGATTTCGTCGCCAACCCGGAGAACCTGCCCAAATGGGCCGTCGTGTTCTGCCGCGGCCTGCGGCATGAGGAATCGCGGTGGATCGTCACCACGCCCGAGGGGGACATGGTGATCCGGTACGAGTCCGACGCCAAGACTGGGGCGATCGACATGTACGTGACGGTTTCGCCGAGCGTCGAGAGCCCGGCGTTCTCGCGCGTGCTGGCGAACGGCGAGGGGTCCGAGTACGTGTTCACGTTCTTTCAGCCGCCCGGCCTTCCGGATGAGGAGTTTCGCAACCAGACGGAGGCGCTGAAGAAAGAGTTGGGTGTGCTGAAAGGACTTTTGGAGGCGTAGAGGTATCAGAACGACATTGGAGGAGGCTGATCATGGATCGAGCAGACACGACAGGACAGATTGACCGGGGGCAGGTTGTCGAGTGGGCACCGTTCGAACTGGCGGACGGGGCGAGCGAGGCCGACCTGTTAAAAGCCTCTGCGGCCCTTCAGAGCGATTTCTTGGACAGGCAGCCGGGGTTTGTTCGCCGAGAGCTGCTCAAGGGCAAAGACGGCAAGTGGGTCGACCTCGTGTACTGGAGCAACCGCGAGGCGGCGGAACGAGCCGTGCAGGAGGCGGCGGCCAGCCCGGCGTGTCATCGGTACTTTCAACTGATGCGTGAAGCGGACCACGCCGACCCCGGTGCCGGCGTGGTCCACCTCGAACGGGCCATGACGTATCCCGCTTTGCCCGTTGCGTCGTGACCCCCGGGTGATCCCGGCCAGCGACAGATCATTGACCGCCAGCTTCGTACATCAGTTTCGCCTGCGCCAGTGTGGTGCCTGACGCGTCCACTACCGACACGGTCCATTCGCCAGTCCAACTCGGATCGAGTTGTTTGCTGGACCACACGCGCCAGCGCGGGGCTTTCACGTCGAAGGTCACCGCGGCCTTGACCTCTCCGGCGTATTCCCATTTGTGCGCGACGGCCTGACCTTCGAGGCCCGTCAGTTCGGTGTAGAAAAAGACCTGGGGGACGTCGTTCGTAAGCGAGGTGATCTGGTCCGCGGGTTCGCGGTCCGCCACGCCGGTGGTGAACATGGCGCGGGCGACTTTGTCGGAAGCGGGAGCTGCTCCTGGCGGAGTGGATTCCTGGGCGAAGAGCGGGGCGGTGAGCAAGAGTCCCAAGACGGTGAACACGAGTCGTTTCATGGGAGGCCTCCTTTTTTGCGGTGCCGAGAGCGGTTGGCGGGCAAAGCCTAGCGCATTGTGTCGGGTTGGCAAGGCGTGTTGTTTAGCCACGTGAGGGGGGCTGCGGCGCGCGGGATGGCGCGCTGCACCTTGCTTCGCCATGTGAGGGGAAGCCTGCGGCGTCATAGAAGGCGCACCACTTTGTGGTGCGCTGCACATTGACATCCCTCGGGCGGCTCCGGTATCATCGATCCTTCGTTCGATACGTATGGAGCTGCGGTTATGAAGATTATTCTACGAGAAGACGTGGATCACGTTGGCAAAATGGGCGATCTGGTGACCGTCAAAGACGGGTACGCCCGCAACTACCTCCTGCCCCGCGACATGGCGGCGCCGGCCACCGAGCGCAACGTGCGGGCCTTGGAGCACCAAAAGCGCCTGATCGAAGCTAAGCGCAAGAAAGAACGCGCAGCCGCCGAGGAACTGGTCAAACGGCTGACGTCGATTCCTTTGACGTTCCCCGTGCAGGCCGGGGAAGACGACAAGCTGTTCGGCTCGGTGACGAGCAAGGATATTTCCGAGGCCCTGGCTGCAAAGGATTTTGTGGTCGATAAGCGGAAGATCGTGCTGGACAAGCCCATCAAAGCGCTCGGGACCTTCACGGTCCCGATCAAGCTCTCCTCGGAAGTTGTCGGCGAGGTGACGGTCTCGGTGGTTAAACAGGAAACGGTTTAAAGCGGTCCCTCGTGGCCGCGGTTGCCTGACCTCCCCGCATCAGCTAGACTCATCCCCGTTCCCCGTCACAGAGGGCGTGGCGATGGTTTCCTTCCCAATTCTGGTCGGCTTTCTGGGATTCTTGAGCGCGTCGTCTCCGGAGACGTCCCACTCGCCCTTCCTGACCCGTGTGGATCCCGCGTGTGAGCGTACGCTGTCAACGCGCCTGGTCCAATCCGTCTCGGGGCGGTCCGGGGTGACCCTGGTCCCGCGCGATTCCCGTTCCGGCGCTCACGGCACCTGCAACTATGCGATCAGCGGCGAGATCGTGATCTTGTCGGTTGCCATCAACCCGCTGACCAATCCTGCGTTTTACGAGAGCTACCGGCGCAACTGCGGGCATGAAGCGCCGGCGGTTCGTATCACGGGGGTTGGCGACGAAGCGCTCGCCTGTGCCGCGTATGGAGGCGGAGCCGACCACGCGGTGGTGGTCCACAAGGGACGGCTCGTCGTGGTGATCCAGAGCACCAAGCGCCTGGACCCTCAGACCCGCCGGATCCGCGAAAGTTACTTCACGACCGACCAGTTGACGGAGCTGGCGCGCACCGTCGTCAGGAACCTGTAAACCGGCGCTCAGGGACGAGCCCGTTCCATCGCCGCGTCGTGCGGGTTTCGACACTGCCCGGCGTGCTTGAACTCGGCGACCAGCGGGCGTATTGTGAAAACGTTTGTCCGGCGCACCGTGCGTCGGGTGGGAGACGCGATGAGGCGAAAAGGAGATCGGATGAGTATGCGAGGGATAGCGGCGGTAGCGGTAATCGTCGGACTGTTGTCGGGAGTTGCCCATGCGCAAAACAAGCCGTCGCTCAAAACCGACCAAGAGAAAGTCAGTTACAGCATCGGGCTGGACATCGGGGCCAACTTCAAACGGCAGTCGGTGGAGCTGGATTCCAAGGCGCTAGCTGCCGGCATCTCCGACGGCCTATCGGGCGCAAAACCGGCGCTGAGCGAAGACGAGGTGAAAAAGGTCTTGGCGGATTTTCAACAGCAGATGCGGGCCCGAGCCGCTGCAATGGCCCAACAACTGGCTGATCAGAACAAGAAGAACGGCGAGGCGTACCTGGCGGAGAACAAGAAGCAGAAGGGCATCGTGACCCTACCCAGCGGACTCCAGTACAAGGTCCTGAAGGAAGCCAAGGGCGCCAAACCCAAGGCCACCGACACGGTCTCCGTGCATTATCGCGGGACGTTGATCGACGGGACGGAGTTCGACAGTTCGATCAAACGAGGTCAACCGGCCGAATTTCCCGTGAACCAAGTCATCCCGGGCTGGACCGAAGCCCTCCAACTCATGCCGGTGGGCTCCAAGTGGCAGTTGTTCATCCCGTCCGGCCTGGCCTATGGAGCGCAGGGCGCCGGCAACATGATCGGACCCAATTCTACCCTGATCTTCGAGGTGGAGTTGCTCGAGATCAAGAAGAAATAGGCGACGAACGCCGCTCCCGCGTCTGCGGCCGTGACCCACGAAACGGATCAACGGCCCACTCGGCTGTCCGATGATCTGCGCGCGATCCTCGACCGCGCCGCTGGCAACGCGCTCTCGCTCCGCCAAATCGTGGAGGTCCTGCACGGCCGGGGTTTTGACGTCCTGGTCATCATCCTGGTCCTGCCGTTTTGCCAGCCGATTCCACTGCCCGGTCTCTCCACACCCTTCGGCCTGGCGCTGATGTTCTTCGGGTTGCGCATCGCCCTCCGACAACGACCGTGGCTGCCCGACTGCCTGCTGCGGCGTGAGATCTCGTACGAGACCCTGGCCAAGATCGTGACCACCGCGACGGCCGTGGCCAAACGCCTGGAAAAGGTGATCCACCCGCGGTTCCGATTCATGAAACAGTGGTGGAGTTTCAATGCGGTCAATGGATTGGCGATCGCGTCCAGCTCGTTCTTGCTGATGCTGCCGCTGCCCATCCCGTTTTCCAACACGATCCCGGCTTGGTCGATCTTGTTGCTCGCCCTGGGCATGATGGAGGAAGACGGAGCGGTGATCGTGCTCGGTTATCTCATGGCCGGTGCGGCATGGACGTATATCGTGACGCTGTGGATGTTGGGGGAGGCGGGAATCCAGCGATTGGGTTTGTTCTAAATTAGCCCTTACGCCGCGCGACCATCACGCCGTCCCGGATTGGGTTGAGAAAACAGTCGTAGTCCGGGTCATCGGCGATCAGGCGGTTGTGTTCCCGGATGGCTTCGGTCCAGCCCGGCGCCACATCGTCCACCACGCGTTGCTGCACCACGCGGCCGTACCAGAGCGTGTTGTCCGCGATGTACAGGCCTCCGGGCCGGATGCGTTCGCGGGCCAGGCGCCAGACCTCGGGATAGGCGTCTTTGTCCACGTCGTTGTAGACGACGTCGAACAAGCCATCGGTCTCGCGGAACACGTCTTGCGCCCAACCCACCCGAAAATCGATCCGGTCCCAGCGGCCCACGCGCTCCAGGTACGCGCGGGCCTTTCGGGCGTTCTCGGCCTTCCCGTCCGTGCAGATCACGGCGCCGACGGCGCCGACCGCGCGAGAGAACCAGTAGGCGGAATACCCGTACCCGCTGCCGAACTCAAAGATCCGCCGCGCCCTCACGCTGAGCGCCATGACCTCCAAAAACGCGCCGACCACGCGGCCGACGATGGGGAAGCCGCGCGCTTCGGCCTCGGCCTCCATTTCAAGGATCACCGGTTCGTCGCGGCGCCGGTGAAGGGTCGTGAGGTAATCAAAAACCTTCGGGTGGACTGGTTCGATGAGTCCACGCGGCGTTCGACTCGGATTGAGCGGGCGTCTCGGCATGCGGACCTCCGTGACACGGGTGGTCGCGCTTCTGTACCATGAGCCCTTGTCGTCAATCAACGAGAGACGGGTGGAACTGGTTATCGACGGATACAACGTGATCGGCAGCCGCGGGGGCTTGTACGGCGACGTGGCGGCCAAGCGCGAGGCGTTCGTCGCGGAGTTGGGGCGGTACGCGCGTCTCAAAGGCCACGCCATCACCGTGGTCTTCGACGGCTTTCCGCCGGGTCTGGCCCCCACGGCGGGCGGGGCGTCCGGCGCGGCGCGGTATCCGGCGAGCGTGCGGGTGCGCTTCGCCGAGCACGAACGGGCCGACGATGTGATCATTCGCCTGGCGCAACGACTCCGCGAAGGGGGGACGATCGTGTCCTCCGACCGGGAGGTGCGCGACGCGTGTCGAGCATACGGCTGCGTGGTCTTGGGCGCGCAAGCCTTTGATCAACGACTGGTCGATGCGCTAGTCAGCAACCAGGGGTTGTCGGGCGACCCGGGAGCTGAACCGGATAAGGACAGGGATGCTGACTCCGGATTGGACGGTCGAAGGGTCAAGCGCGGCAATCCGCGGCGCCTGTCGAAGGTCGCACGCAAGACGCGAAAGCGCCTGGACCGGCTCTAAATCGGGAGCGTGAAGGCGTTCAGCGCCCCGCGATCGACGCAGCCGGGACCGTGCGTCGCTGCGTGAGACGGTCTTTGAACATCGCGCGGTAGTATCGGTACCAATCGCTCTGGAAGAGCTCGCCGGGGTCGTAGCGCTGCTTGAGCGTCAGGAACTCCGCCATCTGCGGGTAACACGCCTCGATCTGTTCGCGGGTGGCCCATCGGTGGTAGGTGAGGAAGTATTTGCCGCCGTGTTCGACGGCGCGGTCGATGATCCGCCGAAAATTCGCTTCCGCCTGCGCGAGGCCCTCCGGGGTGTGGGTCACGTGCAGGTTCATGACGGTACACGCCCACGGTTCGCTCGCCCACGCGAGGAACGACTCCTTGTCGGGTTCGATCAGCCGGATGGTGCCGTAGATCACGTGGACCGAGTGACGACGAAAGTCGTCGCGCAGCGTGGCGAGGAACGCGGCGAGCTTGGGGCGCGGGACGTAGACCTCCGTGATCATCTCCGTGCCTTGTGCTGGGGCGTGCAGGCGTCGGTCCACCTCACGGTGGTAGTTCTCGATATACACGCTGAGCTGATGGGTGTCTGACCAGTAGCGCTGCCCGGAGGTCGTGAGGTAGTAGGACGAGTACCGCTCGAAGGCCCGCTTGGTGTCGGCGTGGGCGAGGTAATACAGCTCCCGCCAGTCATCCGGAGCCAGTTCTCGCTCCACGTCCGGCATGGCGGCATCGTCCGGTAGCGGCCGGTAACACGAAAACACCCCGGTTTTCAGGAAGGCGTCGGACGGGGTGTCGATCGAGAACTGACAGTCGCCGTAAAGAAACCCGTCCGCGATGCGCTTCTCCAGGGCCGGCATCAGGTCGTCCACGTCAATGACTTCCACCACGCGTTCGAGCTTCGTGCGGGGCATCAGGCGCAGACGGACCCGTACCACGACCCCGAAGTTGCCGTACCCGCCGATGACCAGCCGAAACAATTGAGCGTTTTCGGTGCGGCTGCACGTCAGGACCGAGCCTTCGGCGTCCACCAGATCGAACGATTCCACGTCTCCGATCATGGGCCGGAGCCGCAGCCCTCTGCCGTGGATGTTGGCGCCCAAGGCCCCGCCGATGGTGAGCCGATCGGCTCCGGTTTGCTTCTGGATAATGCCCCACGACTTCGCGTCGCCGGCTTGCAGCGCGACCAGCGCCTTGATCAAGTCGGGCCATTGGATGCCGGCCTCGACCTCCACCACGCCGCGCACGGCGTCCAGATCCAGGACGCGATTCATGGGCCGCGTGTCGATCAGCACGGTGTCAGCGCCGAATTGCTGGCCGCCCATGGCATGCCTTCCGCCGGCCACGCTGACGGTCTTGCCGGCACGGCGGGCGGTGTCCAGGGCCGATCGAAGCGCGGTCAGTGAGTCCACAGCAAGAACCCGATCCACCTGCGTGGGGTTGAGCTGGGAGTGGACGTCATTGACCAGCACGCCGGCCGAGGGCCGAACGATCCACGAGCAGGCGCTCGGAAACAGGGCGAGCCCGGCGCCGCCGGCCATTGTGGTGAGGAACGTCCGTCGCGTGAGCATGTCAATCTCCCGTGGTCGGTGAGTCGAGTAGGCGGCGGGCTGTGAGATAAAAGAGCCCCATCGCGACGCCCTGGACGGCGTGATACAGCGCGTTGTGGCTGAAGTAGACGGGGTGTACCGTCACGCCCGCGCGTTGCGCCATCGCGGCCAGCAACATCAGCGCCACGGAGACCGCTCCCAGACCGAACGCAAATTGGTGTCCCTGAAAGTATCGAGTCGTGAATGCCCCGAGAAGGAACAACGCGGAAGGCGCGTAGTGGGCAATCGCCACCGCGAAGGTCTGTGTGACACCCAGCACCACCACCGCGTAACCCGCGAACGCGACCGCCGCCGCCGCGGTCACCCGACGCGCCCAGCGGGTAGGCAGCACCACATAGCCGCCGATAGCCCATGCCGACACCGCGGTGCCGCCGATCGCCAGGAGGCTCAGCGGCCACAACACGCCAAATCCCAGTGACTGCTCGTCCGGAAAGAACCCGTGCACCGTGCCTCCGGTCACGGCCGCGAGGCCGATGGTCCCAAAAAACAGGGCGAGCCACCCACGCAACCGTCGATCGGGAGTCTTGCGCCGGGCGATCCACGTTGCCAGTACCGCGCACTCGACCGCCAGACCGTAGTCCGTGAACGTGACATCAGGTTCCAGAGCCGTCATGCGGTCCATCCGGTCTCGGAAGTCGTGGGCGCATGATCGACGTGATACCGCCCAAGTGTGCACAAACGCGGACAGAACGGCACCCAAGATGAACGAGGACCGAGTGCTGGGCACAGCCTGCGCACGCTCAGGTCTGATCCAAACCCGGCAAACCGTCGATGCTGCGCGCGTTCTTGTCTTGGCGATACGCCCGGAGCATGGTCGGTCCCTTTGCGTCCGCCCATTGCTCGAGCGCGTCTCGGTCGGCGCGATGGTCGAACAGCGGGACCCCGAATCCGCAGGAGTCGGACACCCGGGTCACGTTGATCTTGATAAAGGCCCGCGTCCCAACGCGGTTGGGGAACTGTGCTCGGAGGAAGTTGAACTCCGGATGCTCCGGCGAGATGACGTCGCCCCGTCCGTGTAATCTGACGATTTTGGGCGGGCCCTCGAACGCGCAGAACATAATCACGATGCGGCCGTTGTCTCGGAGGTGGGCGATCGTTTCCACGCCGCTTCCGGTCAGGTCCTGATACGCGACGGTTCGTGGGCCGATGATGCGAAACGCATCCCCGCCTTTGGGTGAGCAGTTGACGTGCCCGTCCCGGGACAGGGGCGCCGTGGCCACGAAGAAGACGCGTTGCCGCCGAATCCAAGCCGCGAGTTGATCGTCGATCCGGTCGTGGAGTCTTCCCAAGACGACCCTCCGTTACCATGCCGTGGTGCACGGTTTGCCGTCGTACCCCACGCGGATCATGTCCTGCCGCTCTTTTCCGGTTCTGCCAGGATCATGCGGAGAACACGATGGGTTGTATTGGACCGTAGGAGACAGCAGCGTGTCAATCGTTGATTTGTGATGATTTGACCCAGGCTGCCCGTCCGCCTTTGCCGGCCCAAGAACGTCCTCCCGCCGGATTCCTTGACAGCATAGCCCGCCGGGCCTATGATCCCGGCCGTACTGCGAGGGGTTGGTGTCGAGTCGACACGGATCGTCGGCGACGACGCGGCCCACGCTGCCATGACGGCCCTCTCGTTTCTGCAACAGCCCGACGCGCTCGAGCGCTTTGTGCTCGTGTTTATCCCGATCTTCGTTGCCGTCGACATCATCGGCGTCTTGCCGACCTACTACGCCCTGACCGCCCCGCTGGCGGCCGACGAGAAACCGCGCATTGCGCGTCTGTCCGTGCTCACGGCATTTTCCATCACAGTGACGTTCATCTTGCTGGGAAACGCCACGTTCGCCGTCCTGGGCGTGCGCGTCGAAGACTTCATGGTAGCCGGCGGGATTTTGTTGCTGGTGTTTGCGGTCTCGGATCTGCTGCGCGACGGCACGCGGTCCGCCGCCCCCAAGGCGGCGCAGACGTTGGCGGTGGTGCCGCTGGGCACGCCCATCATCGCGGGGCCGGCCACGCTCACCACATCGCTGATGCTCACCGGGACGTACGGCTTCGGGCTGGTCTTCGTGTCGCTGGCGCTCAATCTCCTGCTCGCGTGGGTGGTGGTGCGGTATGCCGACCAAGTGATCGGCGTATTGGGCGTGAACGGCGCAACGGCCATCGCCAAAGTGTTCTACCTGTTGCTTGCGGCGATCGCAGTGAGTATGATTCGCCGCGGATTGGCGGGGTTTTTGACCGCCGTCTAGGGTCGTATGGAGCCCACTGCGACATATCAAGGCCGCATCGGCGCGTATCCGTTGACGCCGTCGCAGATCCTGGTCCTCTGGTTTGCCGGGGCGGTGGCGCTGGGGACGATCTGCCTGTTGCTGCCGGTCGCGTCCGCGCCGGACCGCTCGATCCGTTTCGTCGACGCGCTGTTCATGGCGACCTCGGCGATCTGCGTGACCGGCCTCGTTGTCAAGGACCTGGCGTCCGATTTGAGCACCACCGGCCAGATCATGATTCTCGTCCTGATCCAACTCGGTGGGCTCGGGTATATGGTGCTGTCCACCATCATCATCATCTTGTTGGGCAAGAAAGTCGGTATCAAGCAGCGTCT containing:
- a CDS encoding MarC family protein, which produces MIPAVLRGVGVESTRIVGDDAAHAAMTALSFLQQPDALERFVLVFIPIFVAVDIIGVLPTYYALTAPLAADEKPRIARLSVLTAFSITVTFILLGNATFAVLGVRVEDFMVAGGILLLVFAVSDLLRDGTRSAAPKAAQTLAVVPLGTPIIAGPATLTTSLMLTGTYGFGLVFVSLALNLLLAWVVVRYADQVIGVLGVNGATAIAKVFYLLLAAIAVSMIRRGLAGFLTAV